In a single window of the Raphanus sativus cultivar WK10039 chromosome 9, ASM80110v3, whole genome shotgun sequence genome:
- the LOC108834046 gene encoding probable N-acetyltransferase HLS1 — MSSKIAAEVAAAAVVVREYDEETDKRDVEEMERECDETGPHGKPAMVSDLLGDPLRRVRHFPSHTMLVAEYGDGRKMVGVVRGCIKTVTRGKSIYVKLAYVLGLRVSPSHRNLGIGTKLVQTLEEWFKQQGATYAYMATDCTNESSINLFTKKCSYVKFRTPTMLVQPVHAHFKPIGSDIAILRLTTKTAESIYTRVFKDSEFFPRDIDAILNSRNSLGTFIALPKEKHGPKTNRLDRDFPTDYAILSVWSTKDVFRLQMKGVSRLTHACCSGSRLLDSCMPWMKLPSFPNVFNKFWVYFMYGMHMEGRDGPRLMKSLCAFVHNIGRHDGGCGAVATEISPSDPVASAVPHWKRLSWAQDLWCLKKLSDEPEMLDWSSSTTSSSVIFVDPRDI; from the exons ATGTCGAGTAAAATAGCGGCGGAGGTAGCTGCGGCTGCGGTGGTGGTGAGAGAGTACGATGAAGAAACCGACAAGCGTGACGTGGAGGAGATGGAACGTGAATGTGATGAGACCGGACCGCATGGCAAACCGGCAATGGTCTCCGATCTATTAGGAGATCCGCTTCGTCGCGTCCGTCATTTTCCCTCTCACACTATGCTG GTTGCAGAGTATGGAGACGGAAGAAAGATGGTGGGAGTTGTAAGAGGATGTATTAAAACTGTGACTAGAGGAAAGTCAATCTATGTTAAACTCGCTTATGTTCTTGGTCTTCGAGTTTCACCTTCCCATCG GAACTTAGGCATAGGAACAAAACTGGTGCAAACACTTGAAGAATGGTTTAAACAACAAGGCGCAACATACGCGTACATGGCCACTGATTGTACCAACGAGTCTTCCATTAACTTGTTCACCAAGAAATGTTCCTATGTCAAATTCCGTACACCGACAATGTTGGTTCAACCGGTTCACGCCCATTTCAAACCAATCGGTTCAGATATCGCAATCCTCCGGTTAACTACCAAGACCGCTGAATCAATCTACACCCGAGTTTTCAAAGACTCAGAATTCTTCCCTCGTGATATCGACGCGATTCTAAACAGCCGCAACAGTTTAGGAACGTTTATAGCGTTACCAAAGGAAAAACATGGTCCCAAAACAAACCGTTTAGACCGCGATTTCCCAACGGATTATGCGATACTAAGTGTATGGAGCACCAAAGATGTGTTCAGGCTGCAAATGAAAGGAGTTTCCCGGTTAACTCACGCGTGCTGCTCCGGTTCGAGATTACTTGATTCTTGTATGCCGTGGATGAAACTACCCTCCTTCCCTAACGTGTTCAACAAGTTTTGGGTTTATTTTATGTACGGTATGCACATGGAAGGCAGAGACGGTCCACGGCTCATGAAAAGTTTATGCGCTTTTGTTCATAACATTGGGAGACACGACGGAGGATGTGGAGCTGTTGCGACGGAGATTAGTCCTTCGGACCCGGTGGCTTCGGCGGTTCCTCACTGGAAACGGCTTTCGTGGGCTCAAGATCTTTGGTGCCTCAAGAAACTATCAGATGAACCTGAAATGCTAGATTGGAGTAGCTCAACAACTTCTTCCTCGGTGATTTTTGTTGATCCTCGTGATATCTAA
- the LOC108826094 gene encoding magnesium transporter MRS2-10 — translation MSDLKERLLPPRPDSVINLRGDAASRPSSSGRQPLLGVDVLGLKKRGQALKSWIRVDAFANTQVIEVDKFSMMRRCDLPARDLRLLDPLFVYPSTILGREKAIVVNLEQIRCIITADEVLLLNSLDDYVLAYVVELQQRLKASAVAGDVFQNTSPDYLPFEFRALEVALEAACTFLDAQASELEIEAYPLLDELTSKISTSNLERVRRLKSRLVALTRRVQKVRDEIEQLMDDDGDMAEMYLTEKKKRMEGSLYGDQSLPNDGLSFSAPVSPVSSPPSSRRLEKSLSIARSRHESAKSSSESNATENIEELEMLLEAYFVVIDSTLNKLTSLKEYIDDTEDFINIQLDNVRNQLIQFELLLTTATFVVAIFGVVAGIFGMNFEIDFFEQPGAFKWVLTITGVCGVLVFLAFLCFYKRRRLMPL, via the exons ATGTCTGATCTCAAAGAGCGTCTGCTTCCTCCACGACCTGACTCGGTTATAAACCTCAGAGGCGATGCCGCCTCTCGCCCTTCTTCCTCAGGGAGACAACCCCTCCTCGGAGTTGATGTTTTGGGTCTCAAGAAGCGTGGTCAAGCGCTCAAGTCCTGGATTCGTGTTGACGCTTTTGCTAACACGCAAGTCATTGAGGTCGATAAGTTCTCGATGATGCGTAGGTGCGACTTACCCGCACGTGATCTGCGCCTGCTTGATCCTTTGTTTGTGTATCCCTCTACTATCCTCGGACGAGAGAAGGCTATTGTTGTTAACTTGGAGCAGATCCGTTGTATTATTACTGCGGATGAGGTTTTGCTTTTGAACTCCCTCGACGACTATGTCCTCGCCTATGTGGTTGAGCTCCAGCAGAGACTAAAGGCTAGTGCTGTAGCAGGTGATGTGTTTCAAAACACGTCCCCTGATTATCTGCCTTTCGAGTTCAGGGCCCTTGAAGTTGCCCTCGAAGCTGCTTGTACCTTCCTTGATGCTCAG GCGTCAGAGTTGGAGATTGAGGCGTATCCTTTGTTGGATGAGCTTACCTCAAAGATCAGTACTTCGAACTTGGAGCGTGTGCGTAGACTGAAGAGCAGGCTTGTGGCATTGACGAGAAGAGTTCAGAAGGTTAGGGACGAGATTGAGCAGTTAATGGACGATGATGGAGATATGGCGGAGATGTATCtaacggagaagaagaagaggatggaAGGATCTTTGTATGGCGATCAGTCTTTACCTAATGATGGTCTCTCTTTCTCTGCGCCGGTGTCTCCAGTTTCCTCTCCTCCTAGCTCCCGGAGACTCGAGAAAAGCTTGAGCATTGCAAGGAGCAGGCATGAGAGTGCAAAAAGCAGCTCGGAAAGCAACGCAACTGAGAATATAgaagagctggagatgttgctGGAAGCTTACTTTGTTGTCATCGATAGCACTCTCAACAAGCTAACCTCG TTGAAGGAGTACATCGATGATACTGAAGACTTCATCAACATTCAATTG GATAACGTGCGGAATCAGCTGATCCAGTTTGAGCTGCTGCTAACTACAGCGACATTTGTTGTGGCCATCTTTGGGGTTGTAGCAGGGATCTTTGGGATGAATTTTGAGATAGATTTCTTTGAACAGCCAGGTGCTTTCAAATGGGTTTTGACTATCACTGGAGTCTGTGGGGTTCTTGTATTTTTGGCCTTCCTCTGCTTCTACAAACGCAGAAGGCTCATGCCTCTGTGA
- the LOC108832942 gene encoding chaperone protein dnaJ 8, chloroplastic, translating to MTIALTIGGSGFSGLPGSSFSSSSSSLRLKNSRRKDTKMLNRKGVICSSSSVMDPYKTLRIRPDSSEYEVKQAFRQLAKKYHPDVCRGSNCGVQFQTINEAYDIVLKQIKNQMEGTEEFQPFDVYEEGFNGMNDPDCDTWEEWMGWEGAGTRDYSSHVNPYA from the exons ATGACTATTGCTTTAACGATCGGAGGAAGTGGGTTCTCTGGTCTACCCGGATCTTCGTtttcctcatcttcttcatcgcTCCGATTGAAGAACAGCAGACGAAAGGACACGAAGATGCTGAACAGGAAAGGAGTCAtctgttcttcatcttctgtAATGGATCCGTATAAGACCCTTAGGATACGACCCGATTCATCTGAGTACGAGGTCAAGCAAGCTTTCAGACAACTCGCCAAAAAG TATCATCCTGATGTTTGCAGAGGAAGCAACTGTGGAGTGCAGTTTCAGACAATCAACGAAGCTTACGAT ATTGTGTTGAAGCAAATAAAGAATCAGATGGAGGGAACAGAGGAGTTTCAGCCATTCGATGTCTATGAAGAGGGATTCAACGGAATGAACGATCCAGATTGTGACACGTGGGAGGAATGGATGGGGTGGGAAGGTGCAGGAACCAGAGACTACTCCTCTCACGTGAATCCTTACGCGTGA
- the LOC108838956 gene encoding zinc finger A20 and AN1 domain-containing stress-associated protein 4-like produces the protein MAEEHPCQTPEGHRLCVNNCGFFGSSATMNLCSNCYGDLRLKNQQQASMKSTVESSLSAASPPSSSPEIAPVLQIHAAEPQIPATEKQIPTATEERQPPPPQRPNRCTACRKRVGLTGFMCRCGTTFCGAHRYPEVHGCTFDFKSAGREEIAKANPLVVAAKLRKI, from the coding sequence ATGGCGGAGGAACATCCATGTCAGACGCCGGAAGGCCACCGTCTCTGCGTTAACAACTGCGGTTTCTTCGGAAGCTCAGCCACCATGAATCTCTGCTCCAACTGCTACGGCGACCTCCGCCTCAAGAACCAGCAGCAAGCCTCCATGAAATCAACCGTCGAATCCTCCCTCTCCGCCGCATCTCCTCCGTCGTCGTCACCGGAGATCGCGCCCGTCCTCCAAATCCACGCGGCGGAACCGCAGATCCCGGCGACGGAAAAACAAATCCCGACGGCGACGGAGGAGCGGCAGCCGCCGCCGCCGCAGCGGCCTAACCGGTGCACCGCGTGCAGGAAACGGGTCGGGTTGACCGGGTTCATGTGCCGGTGCGGGACGACTTTCTGTGGGGCCCACAGGTACCCGGAGGTTCACGGGTGCACGTTCGATTTCAAGTCGGCTGGGCGCGAGGAGATCGCTAAGGCTAACCCGTTGGTCGTAGCCGCGAAGCTCCGGAAGATATGA
- the LOC108825700 gene encoding uncharacterized protein LOC108825700 produces MDESVIKGVEGLELNGSDAAIRKSSRISRMSVEGYDTSSPREDVEEALRKHFASREIKLIHASAPQVDDDRLTILCRYALIYLNEEDEEKALKFDGSDMGGRILRVAVYPFDSNHLEHFFAPTKAQDKYLERTLFVTGFDPSLTKDDTRVMVRRLFGSSCAVLRKGRVLVNLRGQDAIDKALQLSGDSVGGFTIVVNDIRPIKKPRRDGVSRATISAMVERYNAAKAEKDKAIPCEGNQETIMTTD; encoded by the exons ATGGACGAATCCGTGATCAAA GGTGTAGAAGGTCTGGAATTGAACGGTAGTGATGCAGCGATTCGAAAAAGCAGCAG aattagCAGGATGTCGGTTGAGGGATACGACACCTCCTCTCCTAGGGAGGATGTTGAAGAGGCCCTGAGAAAACACTTCGCATCACGTGAAATAAAGCTAATACATGCTTCTGCTCCCCAAGTTGACGACGATCGTCTTACTATTCTCTGCAG ATACGCGTTAATCTATCTaaacgaagaagatgaagaaaaggCGTTGAAGTTTGATGGAAGTGACATGGGAGGACGTATTTTACGAGTTGCGGTTTACCCCTTTGACAGCAATCACCTTGAGCATTTCTTTGCTCCTACCAAAGCACAAGACAAATACCTAGAGCGCAC GTTGTTTGTTACAGGATTTGATCCTTCCCTTACTAAGGATGATACCAGGGTGATGGTACGTAGGCTTTTTGGATCCAGTTGTGCTGTTTTGAGGAAAGGGCGTGTTTTGGTTAATCTCCGTGGACAAGATGCTATTGACAAGGCTCTGCAACTTAGCGGAGATTCTGTGGGAGGCTTTACTATTGTAGTTAATGATATCCGCCCAATAAAAAAGCCGCGCCGCGATGGCGTATCTCGTGCAA cTATCTCGGCTATGGTTGAGAGATATAACGCAGCTAAGGCTGAGAAAGATAAAGCAATCCCATGTGAGGGAAATCAGGAGACGATCATGACTACGGACTag
- the LOC108828568 gene encoding protein HEADING DATE REPRESSOR 1, which yields MENGAGFAGDNMKKKKPVGDGFVGGFFPVSTTKIAWKSRKRSASANSDKALEAAAMEVTPEKDESTTTTTKMETTTPPVLSEKRKALFEPLEPITTNLNGKRPTDADSLLPPPDFESANYPKGWLIGKKRKLVNVDVVESMRRIAVQEMNRKDREIDGLNEQLEEDSRCLEHLQLQLLQERSKRTEIERENTMLKEQVDMLVNMIHQDEDEEVPEEP from the exons ATGGAGAACGGTGCTGGATTTGCAGGAGACaatatgaaaaagaagaagcctGTTGGTGATGGTTTTGTCGGCGGGTTTTTCCCTGTCTCTACCACCAAGATCGCGTGGAAATCAAGGAAAAGATCAG CATCTGCGAACTCAGACAAAGCACTGGAGGCTGCTGCTATGGAGGTCACACCAGAGAAGGATGagtcaacaacaacaacaacaaaaatggaaacCACAACTCCACCTGTTCTGTCcgagaaaagaaaagctctgTTTGAGCCACTTGAACCTATTACTACAAACTTGAACGGAAAGCGACCAACTGATGCTGATTCGCTCTTGCCGCCCCCAGATTTCGAGTCTGCAAACTACCCGAAAGGCTGGTTGATCGGTAAGAAGAGGAAGCTGGTGAATGTTGATGTGGTTGAGAGCATGCGTAGAATCGCTGTCCAAGAAATGAACAGAAAG GATCGAGAGATAGATGGGTTAAACGAGCAGCTAGAAGAGGACTCGCGTTGCTTAGAGCATCTGCAACTTCAGCTGCTACAAGAGAGAAGCAAGAGAACAGAGATTGAAAGAGAGAACACAATGTTGAAAGAGCAAGTCGATATGCTTGTCAACATGATACACCAAGATGAAGACGAAGAAGTACCAGAAGAACCCTAG
- the LOC108828567 gene encoding lysophospholipid acyltransferase LPEAT1 isoform X2, with protein sequence MESELKDMNSNPPSSKEERPLLKSESDVTAAIEELDKKFAPYARTDLYGTMGLGPFPAAEKVKLAVAMVTLVPVRFVLAMSILVLYYLVCRVFTLFSSPYRGAEEEEEEGGGVVQEDYAHMGGWRRTVIVGSGRFLSRVLLFVFGFYWIPESCPDPETTSSSEEDDKEEPERPGVIVSNHVSYLDILYHMSASFPSFVAKRSVGKLPLVGLISKCLGCVYVQREAKSPDFKGVSGTVNERVREAHRNKSAPTIMLFPEGTTTNGDYLLTFKTGAFLAGTPVLPVILKYPYERFSVAWDTISGARHVLFLLCQFVNHLEVIRLPVYYPSQEEKDNPKLYASNVRRLMASEGNMILSDLGLGDKRIYHATLNGLFCKS encoded by the exons ATGGAATCGGAGCTAAAGGATATGAATTCGAATCCACCGTCGAGCAAAGAGGAACGCCCCTTGCTCAAATCAGAATCCGATGTAACCGCCGCCATTGAAGAGCTCGACAAAAAGTTCGCGCCTTACGCGAGGACGGATTTGTACGGGACGATGGGTTTGGGTCCCTTTCCGGCGGCGGAGAAAGTCAAGCTGGCGGTGGCGATGGTGACGCTCGTTCCTGTTCGGTTTGTTCTGGCGATGAGCATACTGGTTCTGTATTACTTGGTGTGTAGGGTGTTTACTCTGTTCTCGTCTCCGTACCGTGgagcagaggaggaagaggaagaaggcgGAGGGGTTGTTCAGGAAGATTATGCTCATATGGGTGGATGGAGACGGACTGTGATCGTGGGGAGTGGGAGGTTTCTCTCTAGAGTTTTGCTTTTCGTTTTTGGGTTTTATTGGATTCCTGAGAGCTGTCCGGATCCTGAAACCACTTCTTCTTCTGAG GAAGATGATAAGGAGGAACCTGAAAGACCTGGAGTGATTGTGTCTAATCACGTTTCCTACCTTGACATTTTGTATCATATGTCTGCTTCTTTCCCAAGCTTTGTTGCCAAG AGATCAGTGGGCAAACTTCCTCTTGTTGGCCTCATCAG CAAATGTCTTGGTTGCGTCTATGTTCAGCGAGAAGCAAAATCACCTGATTTCAAGGGTGTATCtg GCACAGTAAATGAAAGAGTTCGAGAAGCTCATAGGAATAAATCTGCTCCAACTATTATGCTTTTTCCAG AAGGAACAACCACCAACGGAGACTACTTGCTGACATTCAAGACAGGTGCATTTTTGGCAGGAACTCCTGTTCTTcctgttattttaaaatacccCTACGAGCGTTTCAGTGTGGCATGGGATACAATATCCGGT GCACGTCACGTGCTCTTCCTTCTCTGTCAATTTGTAAACCACTTGGAGGTGATACGGTTACCTGTATACTACCCGTCACAAGAAGAGAAGGATAATCCCAAACTCTATGCTAGCAATGTCCGGAGACTAATGGCCAGCGAG GGTAACATGATACTGTCGGATTTGGGACTTGGAGACAAAAGGATATATCACGCGACCCTCAATG GTTTGTTTTGCAAAAGCTAA
- the LOC108828567 gene encoding lysophospholipid acyltransferase LPEAT1 isoform X1 has product MESELKDMNSNPPSSKEERPLLKSESDVTAAIEELDKKFAPYARTDLYGTMGLGPFPAAEKVKLAVAMVTLVPVRFVLAMSILVLYYLVCRVFTLFSSPYRGAEEEEEEGGGVVQEDYAHMGGWRRTVIVGSGRFLSRVLLFVFGFYWIPESCPDPETTSSSEEDDKEEPERPGVIVSNHVSYLDILYHMSASFPSFVAKRSVGKLPLVGLISKCLGCVYVQREAKSPDFKGVSGTVNERVREAHRNKSAPTIMLFPEGTTTNGDYLLTFKTGAFLAGTPVLPVILKYPYERFSVAWDTISGARHVLFLLCQFVNHLEVIRLPVYYPSQEEKDNPKLYASNVRRLMASEGNMILSDLGLGDKRIYHATLNGNLSQLRVFHQKEE; this is encoded by the exons ATGGAATCGGAGCTAAAGGATATGAATTCGAATCCACCGTCGAGCAAAGAGGAACGCCCCTTGCTCAAATCAGAATCCGATGTAACCGCCGCCATTGAAGAGCTCGACAAAAAGTTCGCGCCTTACGCGAGGACGGATTTGTACGGGACGATGGGTTTGGGTCCCTTTCCGGCGGCGGAGAAAGTCAAGCTGGCGGTGGCGATGGTGACGCTCGTTCCTGTTCGGTTTGTTCTGGCGATGAGCATACTGGTTCTGTATTACTTGGTGTGTAGGGTGTTTACTCTGTTCTCGTCTCCGTACCGTGgagcagaggaggaagaggaagaaggcgGAGGGGTTGTTCAGGAAGATTATGCTCATATGGGTGGATGGAGACGGACTGTGATCGTGGGGAGTGGGAGGTTTCTCTCTAGAGTTTTGCTTTTCGTTTTTGGGTTTTATTGGATTCCTGAGAGCTGTCCGGATCCTGAAACCACTTCTTCTTCTGAG GAAGATGATAAGGAGGAACCTGAAAGACCTGGAGTGATTGTGTCTAATCACGTTTCCTACCTTGACATTTTGTATCATATGTCTGCTTCTTTCCCAAGCTTTGTTGCCAAG AGATCAGTGGGCAAACTTCCTCTTGTTGGCCTCATCAG CAAATGTCTTGGTTGCGTCTATGTTCAGCGAGAAGCAAAATCACCTGATTTCAAGGGTGTATCtg GCACAGTAAATGAAAGAGTTCGAGAAGCTCATAGGAATAAATCTGCTCCAACTATTATGCTTTTTCCAG AAGGAACAACCACCAACGGAGACTACTTGCTGACATTCAAGACAGGTGCATTTTTGGCAGGAACTCCTGTTCTTcctgttattttaaaatacccCTACGAGCGTTTCAGTGTGGCATGGGATACAATATCCGGT GCACGTCACGTGCTCTTCCTTCTCTGTCAATTTGTAAACCACTTGGAGGTGATACGGTTACCTGTATACTACCCGTCACAAGAAGAGAAGGATAATCCCAAACTCTATGCTAGCAATGTCCGGAGACTAATGGCCAGCGAG GGTAACATGATACTGTCGGATTTGGGACTTGGAGACAAAAGGATATATCACGCGACCCTCAATGGTAATCTTAGTCAACTCCGTGTTTTCCATCAGAAAGaagaatga
- the LOC108828530 gene encoding LOW QUALITY PROTEIN: aspartyl protease family protein At5g10770 (The sequence of the model RefSeq protein was modified relative to this genomic sequence to represent the inferred CDS: substituted 1 base at 1 genomic stop codon) — MHKVGSXLSFLFLFLCHFSPALPLLFSSLPPNFPRISLFLLLSLLLFSLCKERIPLTKMSKKAAFLPLNLSLAPFLLVLLLLCVVVVQSAHEKKILSVHNNIWSPKTSNEPSSSCFSHNLVKGRESSSTTLGMKHRGLCSGKTIDWGKKLRRALTLDNIRVQSLQLRIKASSTTDSISETQIPLTSGVKLETLNYIVTVELGGKNMTLIVDTGSDLTWVQCQPCKSCYNQQGPLYDPSVSSSYKTVFCNSSTCQDLVAATSNQGRCGGGSNGLEKTTCDYIVSYGDGSYTRGDLGSESIQLGDTKVENFVFGCGRNNKGLFGGASGLMGLGRSSVSLIYQTMKTFNGFFSYCLPSLEDGASGSLSFGDNNSTSVSYTPLVQNPQLRSFYILNLTGASVGGVELESPSFGRGIIIDSGTVITRLPPSIYKAVKTEFLKQFTGFPLVPGYSILDTCFNLTSYQDVSIPTIKMIFQGNAVLAVDVNGVFYYVNPDASLVCLALASLSYENEVGIIGNYQQKNKRVNI; from the exons ATGCACAAAGTGGGGTCCTaactctcttttttatttttgttccttTGCCACTTCTCGCCAGCCCTTCCTCTTTTGTTCTCTTCACTACCTCCAAACTTCCCAAGAATCTCTCtattcctcctcctctctctcctcttatTTTCTCTCTGCAAAGAGAGAATCCCTCTAACGAAAATGTCGAAGAAAGCAGCTTTTCTGCCATTGAATCTTTCACTTGCTCCCttccttcttgttcttcttctgctgtgtgttgttgttgttcaaaGCGCCCACGAGAAGAAGATTCTCAGTGTACACAACAATATTTGGTCTCCCAAGACATCAAACGAACCTTCTAGTTCATGTTTCTCTCACAATCTTG TAAAAGGAAGAGAATCATCATCCACTACACTGGGGATGAAACACAGGGGACTTTGCTCAGGAAAGACTATAGATTGGGGTAAGAAGCTGAGAAGAGCCTTAACTCTTGACAACATTCGAGTCCAATCACTTCAACTCAGAATCAAAGCCTCAAGCACCACAGACTCCATTTCTGAAACTCAGATTCCACTAACCTCAGGGGTGAAACTTGAGACTCTGAATTACATTGTCACAGTTGAACTAGGAGGGAAAAACATGACTTTGATCGTTGACACAGGGAGTGACTTGACTTGGGTCCAGTGCCAGCCTTGCAAGTCATGTTACAACCAACAAGGTCCTCTGTATGACCCATCAGTCTCATCTTCTTACAAGACAGTCTTCTGCAACTCATCCACTTGTCAGGATCTTGTAGCAGCTACCAGTAACCAGGGGCGTTGTGGAGGAGGCAGCAACGGTCTCGAAAAGACAACTTGTGACTACATCGTCAGCTATGGGGATGGATCATACACTCGAGGAGACTTGGGAAGTGAGAGTATCCAGTTAGGTGACACGAAAGTCGAAAACTTTGTCTTTGGTTGTGGCAGAAACAACAAAGGTCTGTTTGGAGGAGCTTCTGGTCTAATGGGTTTGGGAAGAAGCTCTGTTTCTCTAATCTACCAAACAATGAAAACTTTCAACGGATTTTTCTCATACTGTCTACCTTCTCTAGAAGATGGAGCTTCTGGCTCATTGTCTTTCGGTGACAATAACTCAACTTCAGTCTCCTACACTCCACTAGTACAAAACCCTCAGCTTCGCTCCTTTTACATTCTTAACCTCACCGGTGCTAGCGTTGGTGGCGTGGAGCTGGAATCTCCAAGCTTTGGTAGAGGGATTATAATTGATTCAGGAACGGTTATCACGAGACTGCCACCTTCTATTTACAAAGCTGTGAAGACAGAGTTTCTGAAACAGTTTACTGGGTTTCCTTTGGTTCCTGGTTACTCAATCTTAGACACTTGCTTTAACCTCACAAGTTATCAAGATGTTAGCATTCCCACTATCAAGATGATCTTCCAAGGTAATGCTGTGCTCGCAGTGGATGTCAACGGTGTGTTCTACTATGTCAACCCGGACGCATCTCTAGTATGCTTGGCCTTGGCAAGTCTATCATATGAAAACGAAGTTGGTATCATTGGAAACTACCAGCAGAAAAACAAGAGAGTAAATATATGA
- the LOC108823811 gene encoding probable folate-biopterin transporter 3: MANRSEESEHDTVLRRSNQGGVLDLVVKRPLRWLRMLVEELHWSFFFGVIVVYGVSQGLGKGLSKVSTQYYFKDEQMIQPSQAQVYVGLIQVPWIIKPVWGLLTDVVPVLGYRRRPYFVFAGVLTMVSMMVLSVHRNLQLGLALSCLVAGSAGVAIADVTIDACVTQLSISHPTLAADMQSLCGMSSSIGSLVGFSLSGVLVHLFGSKGVYGLLGLTAGLIVVVGLLLKESPSRSPGRKHVNEKFIDAGSAIWKTFQYGEVWRPCLFMLLSAAVSLHIHEGMFYWYTDSKDGPSFSKEAVGSIMSFGAIGSLVGILLYQNFLKNFPFRNVVFWALSLSVLSGFLDLILVLRINLKLGVPDYFFIVVDEFVSHMISRIKWLPLLVLSSKLCPAGMEGTFFALLMSIEHVGHLLSSWGGGVLLHALKVTRTQFDNLWLVIVIRSLLRVIPIGLVFLIPNVDPSSTILPADMLMNRRSEDVVETDKIEMTALLNNEA, from the exons ATGGCGAACCGATCAGAGGAATCTGAGCACGACACCGTTTTGCGGCGAAGTAACCAAGGAGGAGTCTTAGATCTGGTGGTGAAAAGGCCTCTGCGGTGGCTGAGGATGCTCGTGGAAGAGCTTCACTGGAGCTTCTTCTTCGGCGTGATCGTCGTCTACGGAGTTAGCCAAGGTCTCGGCAAAGGTCTCAGCAAAGTGAGCACGCAGTACTACTTCAAAGACGAGCAGATGATACAGCCTTCCCAAGCTCAGGTTTACGTTGGTTTGATTCAGGTTCCTTGGATCATCAAACCGGTCTGGGGTCTGTTGACCGATGTTGTACCGGTTCTTGGTTACAGGAGACGACCTTATTTCGTATTCGCTG GTGTTCTTACTATGGTGTCTATGATGGTGTTATCGGTGCATAGGAACCTGCAGCTTGGACTGGCGTTGTCCTGTCTTGTGGCGGGAAGTGCTGGAGTTGCTATAGCTGATGTGACTATTGATGCTTGTGTGACACAGCTTAGTATAAGCCATCCTACGCTTGCTGCAGATATGCAGAGTCTGTGTGGTATGAGTTCGTCTATTGGGTCCTTGGTTGGTTTCTCACTTAGTGGCGTTTTGGTTCACTTGTTTGGGTCCAAG GGTGTGTACGGTTTACTTGGTTTGACTGCAGGATTGATTGTTGTGGTTGGGTTGCTTCTGAAAGAATCTCCTTCCCGTAGTCCAGGTCGCAAGCAT GTGAATGAGAAGTTTATAGACGCCGGAAGTGCGATATGGAAAACCTTTCAATATGGTGAGGTGTGGCGCCCATGCTTGTTCATGTTGTTGTCAGCTGCAGTGAGCTTGCACATTCATGAAGGCATGTTCTATTGGTACACAGATTCAAAGGATGGGCCTTCCTTCTCAAAG GAAGCAGTTGGATCCATTATGTCGTTTGGCGCAATTGGCTCTCTCGTTGGCATACTTCTTTATCAGAACTTCCTGAAGAACTTCCCTTTCCGGAATGTAGTCTTCTGGGCACTTTCCTTATCGGTCCTGTCAGGCTTCTTGGATCTGATCCTGGTCCTGCGCATAAATCTGAAGCTAGGTGTTCCTGATTACTTCTTCATCGTGGTAGACGAGTTTGTTTCACATATGATCAGTAGAATCAAGTGGCTACCCTTACTTGTTCTCAGTTCCAAGCTCTGCCCTGCTGGTATGGAAGGGACATTCTTTGCTTTGCTCATGTCTATTGAACATGTAGGACACCTGCTGTCGTCATGGGGAGGAGGAGTATTGCTACACGCCTTGAAAGTTACACGTACTCAGTTTGATAATCTCTGGTTGGTTATTGTGATCAGGAGTTTACTGAGGGTAATTCCAATAGGTTTGGTCTTTTTGATACCAAACGTTGATCCCAGCTCAACGATTCTTCCGGCTGATATGTTAATGAACAGAAGAAGTGAAGATGTGGTTGAAACTGACAAGATAGAGATGACTGCTCTGTTAAATAATGAAGCTTGA